One genomic window of Quercus robur chromosome 6, dhQueRobu3.1, whole genome shotgun sequence includes the following:
- the LOC126688695 gene encoding 1-aminocyclopropane-1-carboxylate oxidase homolog 1-like, translating into MEANYKNEAEVESVYDRQSEVKVFDDSRAGVKGLIDAGVSKIPRMFINQQHDLDDNSGCSDSQFSIPIIDLNGIGKEANIRAEIVDNVRNACEKWGFFQVTNHGIPASVLDEIINSIRRFHEQDTEVKKEFYTRVLNKKVIYNSNFDLFTAAAANWRDTFSCVLAPSPPEPEELPAICRDILAEYSKHIIRLGCTLLELVSEALGLNPNHLRDMDCAEGLLLLGHYYPPCPEPELTLGATKHTDSDFLTILLQDQLGGLQVLHENQWIDLPPKPGHLVVNIGDLLQLISNDKFKSVYHRVLVKNEGPRISVACFLRPQVQIGDSLKVYGPIKELVPEDSSPIYKETSVKDYLQHFYKKGLDGTSALPHFKL; encoded by the exons ATGGAGGCCAATTATAAAAATGAGGCTGAAGTTGAATCTGTTTACGATCGGCAAAGTGAAGTAaaagtttttgatgattcaagagCTGGTGTCAAGGGACTCATTGATGCCGGGGTGTCAAAAATCCCACGCATGTTTATCAATCAGCAACATGATCTGGATGATAATTCTGGTtgcagtgactctcagttcagtaTCCCAATAATCGACCTCAATGGCATCGGAAAGGAGGCAAATATCCGTGCTGAGATTGTTGACAATGTCCGAAATGCATGTGAGAAGTGGGGTTTCTTTCAAGTGACCAATCATGGAATTCCTGCAAGTGTTCTGGATGAAATAATCAATAGCATTAGGAGATTTCATGAGCAGGATACTGAAGTGAAAAAAGAGTTCTATACGCGTGTTCTAAATAAAAAGGTGATATACAATTCCAATTTTGATCTGTTTACTGCAGCTGCAGCTAATTGGAGGGATACCTTTTCTTGTGTTCTAGCTCCTAGCCCTCCTGAGCCAGAAGAATTGCCTGCAATATGCAG GGACATTTTAGCTGAATATTCAAAGCATATCATAAGATTGGGGTGTACTTTATTAGAATTAGTATCTGAAGCCCTTGGGCTCAATCCAAACCATCTGAGAGATATGGATTGTGCTGAGGGACTTCTCCTTCTGGGCCACTACTATCCACCATGCCCTGAACCAGAGTTAACATTGGGAGCGACCAAGCATACTGATAGTGACTTCCTCACAATACTCTTACAGGACCAACTGGGTGGCCTCCAAGTACTTCATGAGAACCAATGGATTGATCTTCCCCCCAAACCTGGCCATTTAGTAGTTAACATTGGAGATCTTTTACAG CTTATCTCCAATGACAAGTTCAAAAGTGTTTATCACAGAGTGCTGGTGAAAAATGAGGGCCCAAGAATTTCTGTGGCATGTTTTTTGAGACCACAAGTTCAGATAGGAGATTCCTTGAAAGTTTATGGACCAATCAAAGAGTTGGTACCGGAAGATAGCTCTCCAATCTACAAGGAAACCTCTGTCAAAGACTACCTGCAACACTTCTATAAGAAAGGGCTTGACGGGACCTCTGCACTACCACATTTCAAGTTGTGA